In Desulfoplanes formicivorans, a genomic segment contains:
- a CDS encoding motility protein A, translating into MDIATLFGIIIGFSLVIGAIVLGGTTAIFINIPGMMIVVGGSFAATCVNFPMGEIVQSIKAAIKIFSSRKTTTNEVVTTMVRIAEISRREGLLALENIKTQNPFLKKACLLIADNADSNVIRDALRIEIASMKKRHAICQDVFKKLATYSPSFGMIGTLIGLVQMLSRLSDPSAIGPAMAVALLTTFYGTIMSTLIFQPLAGKLKSRSLHESLHLEIIFEGAKCILENNNPRTVYDKLSSFVPPQERRYDR; encoded by the coding sequence ATGGATATTGCAACTCTTTTTGGGATCATCATTGGTTTTTCGTTGGTCATCGGAGCAATTGTACTGGGAGGTACAACAGCTATTTTCATCAATATCCCCGGCATGATGATCGTCGTGGGGGGAAGTTTTGCAGCCACGTGTGTCAACTTCCCGATGGGAGAAATTGTCCAATCCATCAAAGCGGCCATCAAAATTTTCAGTTCAAGAAAGACAACAACCAATGAAGTTGTCACCACCATGGTGCGCATAGCCGAGATAAGTAGACGCGAAGGCTTGCTGGCCCTTGAAAACATCAAGACGCAAAATCCTTTTCTCAAAAAAGCTTGCCTGCTCATTGCGGACAATGCTGATTCTAACGTCATCAGGGATGCTCTGCGCATTGAAATCGCCTCCATGAAAAAACGTCATGCCATCTGTCAGGATGTTTTCAAAAAATTAGCAACCTATTCCCCTTCTTTTGGCATGATCGGTACACTCATTGGGCTTGTACAAATGCTTTCAAGATTGAGTGACCCCTCAGCCATCGGACCGGCCATGGCCGTTGCGCTATTGACTACCTTCTACGGCACCATTATGTCGACACTCATCTTTCAACCTTTGGCTGGAAAACTCAAAAGCAGGAGTCTCCACGAAAGCCTTCATCTTGAGATCATTTTTGAAGGCGCAAAATGTATTCTCGAGAACAATAACCCTCGTACTGTCTACGACAAACTCTCATCATTCGTACCCCCACAGGAAAGGCGCTATGATAGATGA
- a CDS encoding OmpA/MotB family protein, translating to MIDDLNDFNQNDEEEEELQTWQTTFADLTTLLLVFFVLLYSMSYIDKGKYLASFSSIKAALGTVTGSPIVLQNDANGVFMDEVQKYRQIMAEQENNFSSFQQFSTEHGIEGIIGANLESGIITLKAPADTLFKSNSATLTPEAIRVISLLKDYFLIHHDLKINIKGHTDDLVPAPGGRWKDNWELSSMRAVAVLKLLLKLGIKPQRLTATGMGSFQPAFPNNTPENRAKNRRVEFILEKMIGGGTLP from the coding sequence ATGATAGATGACCTCAACGATTTCAACCAGAACGACGAAGAGGAAGAGGAGCTCCAAACCTGGCAAACAACCTTTGCCGATCTGACCACCCTACTTCTGGTCTTCTTTGTCTTGCTCTATTCCATGTCCTATATAGACAAAGGAAAATATTTGGCTTCATTTTCATCCATCAAGGCAGCTTTGGGTACGGTCACGGGTAGTCCCATTGTTCTCCAGAATGATGCAAACGGCGTCTTCATGGATGAAGTCCAGAAATACCGTCAAATCATGGCGGAACAGGAAAACAACTTCTCCAGCTTTCAACAGTTCAGCACAGAACATGGTATTGAGGGTATTATCGGAGCGAATCTCGAATCAGGCATCATTACTCTCAAAGCTCCGGCAGATACCCTTTTCAAATCCAATTCTGCCACATTGACCCCGGAAGCCATTCGGGTCATAAGTTTACTTAAAGACTATTTTCTGATTCATCATGACCTCAAAATCAATATCAAAGGGCATACAGACGACCTGGTGCCTGCACCAGGAGGCCGCTGGAAGGACAACTGGGAATTGTCGTCCATGCGCGCGGTAGCCGTTCTCAAACTGTTACTCAAACTCGGCATCAAGCCCCAACGGCTGACGGCCACAGGAATGGGTTCCTTTCAGCCGGCATTTCCCAACAACACTCCGGAAAATCGCGCCAAAAACAGACGAGTCGAGTTTATTCTGGAAAAAATGATTGGAGGAGGGACCCTGCCGTGA
- a CDS encoding purine-nucleoside phosphorylase, with amino-acid sequence MQKSKKVQTAVNHIQKRFAPGYSPVLGITLGSGLGSFVDMFSSALWLDFEDIPGFPRSTVKGHTGRLGIVRHGQTDCLVLQGRNHLYEGYSPDEVCFATRVLAGLGVNTIILTNAAGALNPLFEVRGIMLITDHVNLMGTNPLVGANVDAWGPRFPDMTEVYCPVLRDKVLDVALDVGVRLEQGVYVGVHGPCLETPAETRAYRLLGGDAIGMSTVMEAIAAHHMGVKVIGLSCLTNKNLPDCMAQTSHDAILEQANRTANNLTNVLQAIIVSGMFAS; translated from the coding sequence ATGCAAAAAAGCAAAAAAGTCCAGACCGCTGTCAATCATATTCAAAAAAGATTTGCTCCTGGTTATTCTCCTGTGCTCGGCATTACTCTGGGAAGTGGGCTGGGTAGCTTCGTGGACATGTTCTCATCGGCACTGTGGCTTGATTTTGAGGACATTCCGGGATTTCCCCGCTCGACCGTCAAGGGCCACACCGGCCGCCTGGGTATTGTTCGGCATGGACAAACAGATTGCCTAGTTCTCCAGGGGCGCAACCATTTGTATGAGGGCTATTCCCCTGATGAGGTCTGCTTTGCAACCAGGGTGCTGGCCGGTCTTGGCGTGAACACGATTATTTTAACCAATGCAGCTGGTGCCCTCAACCCACTTTTTGAAGTGAGGGGCATCATGCTCATTACGGATCATGTCAATCTTATGGGCACCAACCCTCTGGTGGGAGCCAATGTGGATGCCTGGGGACCGCGTTTCCCGGACATGACCGAGGTGTATTGCCCTGTTTTGCGTGACAAGGTACTGGATGTGGCTCTGGATGTGGGCGTTAGGTTGGAGCAAGGGGTGTATGTCGGCGTTCATGGCCCCTGTCTGGAGACCCCGGCTGAAACGCGGGCGTATCGTCTCTTGGGTGGGGACGCCATTGGCATGTCCACGGTTATGGAAGCAATCGCTGCTCATCATATGGGTGTCAAGGTCATAGGCCTTTCGTGTCTGACAAACAAGAATCTCCCGGATTGTATGGCCCAAACCTCCCATGATGCCATCCTGGAACAGGCGAATCGCACGGCAAATAATTTGACAAATGTTTTACAGGCCATCATCGTGTCCGGCATGTTTGCCTCGTGA